In Heterodontus francisci isolate sHetFra1 unplaced genomic scaffold, sHetFra1.hap1 HAP1_SCAFFOLD_51_2, whole genome shotgun sequence, a single window of DNA contains:
- the LOC137363017 gene encoding histone H2B-like, with protein sequence MGAGTGNLACVKVPVPSASPIHGPVDCFWMSLNCCKMAKAPEIQEYDWFPFTLLVTSSKNSHKFVNKISLHFQNPGIVIFIRNGNSCGKMNPSNSILSPLYDSGQIIIINKKGKGAKKTVSKPSAKGGKKRRKSRKESYSIYIDKVMKQVHPDTGISSKAMSIMNSFVNDNFERIADEASCLAHYNKRSTISSREIQTAVRLLLPGELAKHAMSEGTKAVTKYTSSK encoded by the exons atgggagcgggaactggaaatctggcctgtgtaaaagtccctgttccgtcggccaGTCCCATTCATggtccagtggattgtttctggatgtcattaaattgttgtaaaatggccaaagcccctg AAATCCAGGAATACGACTGGTTTCCCTTtaccctactcgttacatcctcaaaaaactctcataaatttgtcaacaagatttcccttca cttccagaatccaggaattgttatTTTTATAAGGAATGGGAATAGTTGTGGGAAAATGAATCcgagtaattctattctgagtccactgtatgattcaggtcaaataataattatcaataaaaaagga aagggcgccaagaaaactgtgagtaaaccgtcagcaaagggcggcaagaagcggagaaagtcgaggaaggagagttactccatctacatcgacaaagtgatgaagcaggttcaccccgacaccggcatctcctccaaggccatgagcatcatgaactcgtttgtgaacgataattTCGAGCGCATCGCAGATGAGGCTTcctgcctggcccattacaacaagcgcagcaccatcagctcccgggagatccagactgctgtgcgcctgctgctgcccggggagctggccaagcacgccatgtcggaagggacaaaggcggtgaccaagtacaccagctccaagtaa